A stretch of Lathyrus oleraceus cultivar Zhongwan6 chromosome 6, CAAS_Psat_ZW6_1.0, whole genome shotgun sequence DNA encodes these proteins:
- the LOC127093292 gene encoding probable calcium-binding protein CML44 has translation MSIYVCLENHHIMFIYPLYPFGESLANMCPLTRNELELIFKKLDLNSDGFVTLEELNQLLKRTGFKFSIEELESLVGVKSLDMSEFMLFYDSINGERKDCDETEEVESDLLKAFKVFDLDGDGFITSKELECVLKRLGMWGEEKDCRSMIYSYDTNLDGKLDFKEFKNMMLLTLKRI, from the coding sequence ATGAGTATATATGTGTGTTTAGAGAATCATCATATCATGTTCATATACCCTTTAtacccttttggtgaatctttGGCCAATATGTGTCCCTTAACACGTAATGAGTTAGAACTGATTTTTAAGAAGCTAGATTTAAATAGTGACGGATTTGTAACCCTTGAGGAGCTGAACCAGTTACTAAAAAGAACAGGTTTCAAGTTTAGCATAGAGGAGCTTGAATCTCTAGTGGGAGTGAAGAGTCTAGACATGAGTGAGTTCATGTTATTTTATGACTCCATAAACGGGGAGAGAAAAGATTGTGATGAGACTGAGGAGGTAGAAAGTGACCTTTTGAAGGCTTTCAAGGTGTTTGATTTGGATGGAGATGGATTCATAACTAGTAAAGAATTGGAATGTGTGTTGAAGAGGCTTGGCATGTGGGGTGAAGAAAAGGATTGTAGATCAATGATTTACTCATATGACACAAATTTAGATGGCAAGCTTGATTTCAAGGAATTTAAGAACATGATGTTGCTTACACTAAAACGTATTTAG